One stretch of Juglans microcarpa x Juglans regia isolate MS1-56 chromosome 3D, Jm3101_v1.0, whole genome shotgun sequence DNA includes these proteins:
- the LOC121254511 gene encoding LOW QUALITY PROTEIN: uncharacterized protein LOC121254511 (The sequence of the model RefSeq protein was modified relative to this genomic sequence to represent the inferred CDS: inserted 1 base in 1 codon) → MRYNEISHFSHPQHTLKFEYTEFPFKCDGCKEVGIGSRYKCCICDFDLHMHCAVPSPTIYHPFYTKCSFQFLSHPPGNTPRYCNACEKDVKGFVYHCKTCGFDLHPCCAKLPMVLDDGKSXLYLYKKVCASCHKCGRKGRSWSYRSTCKKYNLHVACVREMLMESWPDIYVGRGKSRNLETRIPSLKNTLQTHHHRSKGKVKKCCEMAGLAVQFVISAVLGDPTTLIAGVIGSLMSRA, encoded by the exons ATGAGATACAATGAAATATCCCACTTCAGTCACCCCCAACATACTCTCAAATTTGAGTACACAGAATTCCCATTCAAATGTGATGGCTGCAAGGAGGTGGGCATAGGCTCACGCTATAAATGTTGCATATGCGACTTCGACCTCCACATGCACTGTGCAGTGCCTTCCCCTACTATCTACCACCCTTTCTACACCAAATGCTCGTTCCAGTTCCTCTCGCACCCGCCGGGCAACACCCCCCGCTACTGCAATGCATGCGAAAAGGACGTCAAGGGTTTTGTGTACCACTGCAAGACCTGCGGGTTTGATCTCCACCCATGTTGCGCCAAGCTCCCCATGGTGCTCGATGATGGGAAGT AGCTCTATCTGTATAAGAAAGTATGCGCATCGTGCCACAAGTGTGGGCGGAAAGGGCGGAGCTGGAGCTATAGGTCTACATGCAAGAAGTACAATTTGCATGTGGCATGTGTGAGGGAGATGCTCATGGAAAGTTGGCCGGATATATATGTTGGACGTGGGAAAAGCAGGAACTTGGAGACCAGAATTCCTAGCTTAAAGAATACGCTTCAGACCCATCACCATCGGAGCAAAGGTAAGGTGAAGAAGTGTTGTGAGATGGCTGGGCTGGCCGTGCAGTTTGTTATATCGGCGGTGCTAGGGGACCCGACGACTCTGATTGCCGGAGTTATAGGGTCCTTGATGTCTCGAGCATGA